Proteins from a single region of Hordeum vulgare subsp. vulgare chromosome 6H, MorexV3_pseudomolecules_assembly, whole genome shotgun sequence:
- the LOC123403782 gene encoding aspartate--tRNA ligase 2, cytoplasmic-like isoform X2, giving the protein MGFVVLRQRRSTVQCLLVASTDAGVSAQMVRFAASLTKESIVDVEGIVTPLKEPRKDLTQLVEIRVSKIYCTNRAISTLPLNFEDAARTKAEFEAAEQKGVPMVHVHQDTRLNYRPIDIRTPANLSTFSIEHHVENKFREFLFSKNFIGIHTPKLIGGSSEGGASVFKLDYNGQPACLAQSPQLYKQMAICGGFGRVFEVGSIFRAEKSNTHRHLCEFIGLDAEMEIKEHYFEVCDIIDGLFVAIFDHLNEHCKEELKEINRQNPFEPLTYLVQTLKLTYEQGIQMLKVFSKDFYTRSRRWHAWKCIVELHLTSVAGAQHRPQAFSIIYLFYERVIRRRRRPER; this is encoded by the exons ATGGGCTTCGTCGTGCTGCGCCAGCGCAGGAGCACCGTGCAGTGCCTGCTGGTCGCCAGCACCGACGCCGGCGTCAGCGCGCAGATGGTTCGCTTTGCCGCCTCGCTCACCAAGGAGAGCATCGTCGATGTCGAGGGCATCGTCACCCCCCTCAAGGAGCCCCGCAAGGATCTCACACAACTA GTGGAGATTAGGGTCAGCAAGATCTATTGCACCAATAGGGCGATCTCCACACTTCCCTTGAACTTTGAGGATGCAGCGCGTACCAAAGCAGAATTCGAGGCGGCTGAACAA AAAGGAGTGCCGATGGTACATGTTCACCAGGACACACGCTTGAACTATCGACCTATCGATATTCGGACACCTGCGAATCTTTCAACCTTCAGTATCGAACACCATGTCGAGAAC AAATTCAGAGAATTTTTGTTCTCGAAGAATTTTATTGGGATCCACACTCCAAAGCTGATTGGTGGATCAAGTGAAGGTGGTGCATCTGTATTCAAGCTGGATTACAATGGCCAGCCTGCTTGCTTAGCGCAATCTCCACAATTATACAAGCAGATGGCTATCTGTGGCGGTTTTGGCCGCgtgtttgaggttggttccatatTTAGAGCAGAAAAGTCAAATACTCACAGGCATCTGTGTGAGTTTATTGGGCTAGATGCAgaaatggagatcaaggagcactactTTGAG GTTTGTGATATCATAGATGGCTTATTTGTAGCGATATTTGACCACTTGAATGAACATTGTAAAGAGGAACTCAAGGAAATAAATAGGCAGAATCCATTTGAACCTCTGACG TACCTAGTGCAAACGTTGAAGCTAACGTACGAGCAAGGGATTCAAATGCTGAAG GTGTTCAGCAAGGATTTCTATACACGCTCAAGAAGGTGGCACGCGTGGAAGTGCATTGTCGAGTTGCATCTAACAAGTGTTGCGG GTGCTCAACACCGACCACAAGCTTTCTCCATCATTTATTTGTTCTAT GAAAGGGTGATACGGAGAAGAAGGCGACCCGAGCGGTAA
- the LOC123403782 gene encoding aspartate--tRNA ligase 2, cytoplasmic-like isoform X3, giving the protein MGFVVLRQRRSTVQCLLVASTDAGVSAQMVRFAASLTKESIVDVEGIVTPLKEPRKDLTQLVEIRVSKIYCTNRAISTLPLNFEDAARTKAEFEAAEQKFREFLFSKNFIGIHTPKLIGGSSEGGASVFKLDYNGQPACLAQSPQLYKQMAICGGFGRVFEVGSIFRAEKSNTHRHLCEFIGLDAEMEIKEHYFEVCDIIDGLFVAIFDHLNEHCKEELKEINRQNPFEPLTYLVQTLKLTYEQGIQMLKVFSKDFYTRSRRWHAWKCIVELHLTSVAGAQHRPQAFSIIYLFYIWKKTIEYSSSVRL; this is encoded by the exons ATGGGCTTCGTCGTGCTGCGCCAGCGCAGGAGCACCGTGCAGTGCCTGCTGGTCGCCAGCACCGACGCCGGCGTCAGCGCGCAGATGGTTCGCTTTGCCGCCTCGCTCACCAAGGAGAGCATCGTCGATGTCGAGGGCATCGTCACCCCCCTCAAGGAGCCCCGCAAGGATCTCACACAACTA GTGGAGATTAGGGTCAGCAAGATCTATTGCACCAATAGGGCGATCTCCACACTTCCCTTGAACTTTGAGGATGCAGCGCGTACCAAAGCAGAATTCGAGGCGGCTGAACAA AAATTCAGAGAATTTTTGTTCTCGAAGAATTTTATTGGGATCCACACTCCAAAGCTGATTGGTGGATCAAGTGAAGGTGGTGCATCTGTATTCAAGCTGGATTACAATGGCCAGCCTGCTTGCTTAGCGCAATCTCCACAATTATACAAGCAGATGGCTATCTGTGGCGGTTTTGGCCGCgtgtttgaggttggttccatatTTAGAGCAGAAAAGTCAAATACTCACAGGCATCTGTGTGAGTTTATTGGGCTAGATGCAgaaatggagatcaaggagcactactTTGAG GTTTGTGATATCATAGATGGCTTATTTGTAGCGATATTTGACCACTTGAATGAACATTGTAAAGAGGAACTCAAGGAAATAAATAGGCAGAATCCATTTGAACCTCTGACG TACCTAGTGCAAACGTTGAAGCTAACGTACGAGCAAGGGATTCAAATGCTGAAG GTGTTCAGCAAGGATTTCTATACACGCTCAAGAAGGTGGCACGCGTGGAAGTGCATTGTCGAGTTGCATCTAACAAGTGTTGCGG GTGCTCAACACCGACCACAAGCTTTCTCCATCATTTATTTGTTCTAT ATTTGGAAGAAAACAATTGAGTATTCTAGCTCCGTCCGCTTATGA
- the LOC123403782 gene encoding aspartate--tRNA ligase 2, cytoplasmic-like isoform X1: MGFVVLRQRRSTVQCLLVASTDAGVSAQMVRFAASLTKESIVDVEGIVTPLKEPRKDLTQLVEIRVSKIYCTNRAISTLPLNFEDAARTKAEFEAAEQKGVPMVHVHQDTRLNYRPIDIRTPANLSTFSIEHHVENKFREFLFSKNFIGIHTPKLIGGSSEGGASVFKLDYNGQPACLAQSPQLYKQMAICGGFGRVFEVGSIFRAEKSNTHRHLCEFIGLDAEMEIKEHYFEVCDIIDGLFVAIFDHLNEHCKEELKEINRQNPFEPLTYLVQTLKLTYEQGIQMLKVFSKDFYTRSRRWHAWKCIVELHLTSVAGAQHRPQAFSIIYLFYIWKKTIEYSSSVRL; this comes from the exons ATGGGCTTCGTCGTGCTGCGCCAGCGCAGGAGCACCGTGCAGTGCCTGCTGGTCGCCAGCACCGACGCCGGCGTCAGCGCGCAGATGGTTCGCTTTGCCGCCTCGCTCACCAAGGAGAGCATCGTCGATGTCGAGGGCATCGTCACCCCCCTCAAGGAGCCCCGCAAGGATCTCACACAACTA GTGGAGATTAGGGTCAGCAAGATCTATTGCACCAATAGGGCGATCTCCACACTTCCCTTGAACTTTGAGGATGCAGCGCGTACCAAAGCAGAATTCGAGGCGGCTGAACAA AAAGGAGTGCCGATGGTACATGTTCACCAGGACACACGCTTGAACTATCGACCTATCGATATTCGGACACCTGCGAATCTTTCAACCTTCAGTATCGAACACCATGTCGAGAAC AAATTCAGAGAATTTTTGTTCTCGAAGAATTTTATTGGGATCCACACTCCAAAGCTGATTGGTGGATCAAGTGAAGGTGGTGCATCTGTATTCAAGCTGGATTACAATGGCCAGCCTGCTTGCTTAGCGCAATCTCCACAATTATACAAGCAGATGGCTATCTGTGGCGGTTTTGGCCGCgtgtttgaggttggttccatatTTAGAGCAGAAAAGTCAAATACTCACAGGCATCTGTGTGAGTTTATTGGGCTAGATGCAgaaatggagatcaaggagcactactTTGAG GTTTGTGATATCATAGATGGCTTATTTGTAGCGATATTTGACCACTTGAATGAACATTGTAAAGAGGAACTCAAGGAAATAAATAGGCAGAATCCATTTGAACCTCTGACG TACCTAGTGCAAACGTTGAAGCTAACGTACGAGCAAGGGATTCAAATGCTGAAG GTGTTCAGCAAGGATTTCTATACACGCTCAAGAAGGTGGCACGCGTGGAAGTGCATTGTCGAGTTGCATCTAACAAGTGTTGCGG GTGCTCAACACCGACCACAAGCTTTCTCCATCATTTATTTGTTCTAT ATTTGGAAGAAAACAATTGAGTATTCTAGCTCCGTCCGCTTATGA